The region attttacaaggcctaggaatgatggaagaaGAATCCGTACCAAAATTGCCTTCGCTTCAATAAAGgcaacaagcgaaatagagcgaaccgaaatgaaccgaacgttcggtctattttgggttcggtctatttcgagTGAAGTTTGGccaagaaccgaaatgaaccgaacgttcggtctatttcgggtttggtccttctgaactcgttcgcttctttttcttcttaggGAATTTTGATGATATTACAATGTACATTCTTTTCAATACttctttttatatttataaaactcaaaaatattttcctttttcaATTAACTCTTTTTCACAAAATACTAAAATAATTTTCGTTTTAATCAAGTTTTTTTTAAAGTGTTATTCTCAATGATGAAGATCCATAAGCTATGATGTCTTTTCTACACACCGTTCAcacgtccctagaagcatgctgttgtatgttgactaaagcctcaaaagattttgagtgacgccttaataacatgatatatacaaatcatgttttcccaaactaggctgcaatattcactctaatcatgagctaccttactctactcatatTGAGCTACCttacattcgcttcttataccataTCCATCATTTTTCTCCATTATACTTCTTTTTACcaatataacccttgagactctcagtatATACCACTGAAGTTGATGGTTATACAAAattttgtgttaatgatcttagtttcgtgccactataaactaagtgaaacccacaatccaacaccaataatgaattgacggtgaattatcatatttaagatcttacttgttacctaatgaaatctctttttaatttttgagtgatcttttatgaatttgtctaaaaccaaggcttttcttcccctAAAGatccattttatttttgtttttgagatttctataatttcttttgtcattataaaatatatcctacctacttgttcaatagatctcattgatctcacaagtacttcgttcagtttcggtcttatgtcaagtaccgaaattatgaattgaagcaaaagccaccctttataatctctaaaagatgcctttcaatacttcttaacaagttattgatcgttatttaatgggaaaccaaacaagccctttaatgtctctcttgactttgaaggaagcgattcctGCCCAGAATCAGTCATTTTATGTCTCTTtaagacatcacaaattatcacaaaaagtttgctttatttctttatcttttacaccctgtgcacgaaaatttttaattttccacaaTCTGGTTCTTTTAAGGCTCTTCAATAAAGCACAACAGGCAATGGCGATTCAAATGGATTCTGGGGTGACGATTGGCATACAGCGAATGCTGACTAGTGGTTATCCAATCGTTTTGTTGATTTGAAAAAGCGATTTTTATGGGATGGCGTGCAAAAAGCaaacgtcctttctctttcctgcgtcaTCATCGGTATGAAAACTGTTCATCCATCAAGTTAGGTGCTCTTTTTGAAATAatccaagatatcagccggatttttctctctcctccttGTAAGTATAAAAGGTTTTGGCACACTCATCTTTTCCTCTTTATCACTTACAAAACTCTCTCAATGAACAAAGGCGATTCcttttactgttcatcatcttctccaagcttcTACAATGGCAGACTCTTCTTCAGTTCATGATACCTCTGTTCGCCAACCCCTTCTCACCATCAAACCTCAACaaaacctgatcatcgatctcactccttTTATCTATGAGCCCTACTTGCTATAtgtcatcgagtgtctcaaatactcccctCTCGTCGATGCTCTGACCAAAGTTGAAGTCGTACCAATGTCCTGCCTCTCACTCATCTACTCCACTGCATATTACGACAAAATTGCTGAAAGGATTCACTTTGAAGTCCACAACGAGAAGACTTCTATCTCCAAGCACCGCTTCTGTAacctaattggtctttctcaagaacaAAGCCTAGTGAACCCTTAATCCATCACCATTGGTCAACTATTCGCTATGTTTTATCAAatggggtatactgaaaccctCACCACCATTactaagttcaagaagtcctgccttcctcctcaatggaatgtcCTTTTCACTCTGCTATTTAAAGGGCTCTTTGAGCGAAGCGTCGGCTCAGATGGGGCGAGCAAGTCTTTTATGACTGTGCTATATGGACTCTACCATGGGATAGATTTGGATTATGGAAACATTATTTGGCAACAACTGGTTCAAAGCTTGGTCTTTTCGTCCAGACACTCAAAAATCTCATGTGGGCGATATTGGTTTATAATCACTAAGTGGGAAATGGATTGTCTTCATGTTCCAATCATGGCGTATTCTCTTCCCTCCTCCATCGCCACTTTTCACACAACCAAGACAATCATCACAGATCCCACCAAGTACTCCTTCATTGGACCCGTTCCTGAAACCATGCTTGCTTGTGTCTCTGCAGTGAGCAATGTTCTGCAACAATATCGAAAGATTTCGTCTTTGGGTCCAAGGGAGCTAACGCCAGccatggttcgctccattgaAGAAGCTGACAAGCCAGCGAAAAGGGGAAAGAAAACTGACACCCAGAAAGAGACCCGTGTTTCCAAACCAACCAAGGGGCAAACCCCTAAGAAGCGAAAGTCTGACAAGGCTGCTCCATCCAAATctcaaccgaagaagcagaagaagcctgCTAGGAAGCTTATACTCCAATCTTCTAGTGATTCAGACTCAGAGTATGTTCCTCCAAACATAAGTCTGCTCCTCCTTCAGAATCCAAGAGTGAAAGCTCTGATGATGAGGCTTCGGGTCGAGGTGATACTCCGCCTCGCTCCCCTACCCCAAAAATTCCAGTTCGCTCCCAGCCTCCTTCTCCTCCACCTGTTACCATCCCAGTATCCATCCTTCCAATATTTCCTATCCCAACCACTCAACCATCCACCACTATTCCCATCCCTACTCCTATATTCACAGACACTACTACCACCACTACTACCACAGGGGCTCATTCTACAGCTCCCACTCCACCCGTTACAACcgaaccaccagtaacaaccgaacctccaaccACTAGCAAACCCTTATCTCCTACTCCATCTACAGACACCAGCCCAGTtctaggcggtgaggacttggaatttgattccacttaTTTTAGTCCTTACCGTGTAaaaaatgatgaagatgatgatgagcctGTTACCAAGCGTTATCTCAAAGCAGTAAACGACACACTCGAACAActgctttcctcctcttcctTTGGGGCTTACTCTGACGCTGCTTTAAaggctttgtgatcctcggtatcccagtcacaaacaagaggggcatatcgagatttaaacatgccattgaaaagtttcaatgaatctcatctaaacctaggaattctaaatacatttagaacttaaagttatgttttgtggtggagaattagtgaatcgtcattcacttaccttcaaattgtttgcatgttagattacgacatcccttttctaatatgtaaatattgttgttggatcctagccctaattttcttattgggtgattattagggattcatattctaatctatctttgtcctttctatttgtagatgtcgaacgcaaacaacgttgctgctagttcattcacattgatgagcctttgtcaaaaggtcactttcgatgggacgaactttagcgactggataagatacattcgcaatattgctcgctatgaggacaaggagtatgtcctcgatgagaagctcgagaaatcaaccctgaaatcgctactccggctgaaatgaccgcttttgaaactcacgagcgtgatgcaacgaaggtacattgcatcatgatagccactatgaactccgaattccaaaagtcctatgaggacatgtacccgtacgagatgcaccaagacttgttggagagctaccaccaaaacgtgagacaagagcgttatgagattttcactaacatgatttccgctaaaatgggtcatggagagtctcttaccgtgcacctgcaaaagatgcaaaggtatgtcgaccatcttcgcaagttgaatgttgactttcggGAAGACTtgacgatcgacatggtgcttcactctttgcctccaagttacaatcaatttaggatgacctaccacatgaacaaagaagaggtcaccctaagcaagctcgaaggtctcttgagggtcgctgagagcaacttcatggacaagtctgttgcaccaactcccaatccacccgctgctcctgttttggctattggacaaggaaggggaaagaagaggaaggattcatctaagaaccatcgcaaggttaagtcccgagatggtgcctctactagtgggaccaaagttgatcctgctaaaccctgccctaacccaaaggaggcagagtgccaccactgccacaagataggacattggaagagaagctgcccagagtacctgcaagccatcaaggaaggaaagatcaagccgtcttttgcaggtatatacacaattaaatctaacgattcatctcatgctattttcttgggttcttgataccggttattgttaccacatttgttctaatgtgcagggactaagaagaaatagagacgtggagcatggaggaataaatctaatcatggggaatagaagatcgtcgcctgtaaccaagattggagtgtattctttagtgcttaggaatggtttatctttagatttgaacaattgttgttgttcgccagaaatggctagaaacatcatttcatctcatggtttgtttagacaaggttttagattttcttttaataatgagaatggttctattttggcttatctaaatggtgtcttttattttgaagctataccatgtaatggaatttatgaaaccgttatgattgtagataacttaggaaatgatgttttatgcatggattcttccaatagtatggatagagcatccttgtggcattatcgtcttggacatgtcaaaaagaagcgcatagcccaactccaaaaggatggagtgttggagtcattcgaccttagggaagatgacacatgcgaatcttgtttgcttggaaagatgactaagtcacccttcacaagtatgtgtgaaaggggtgagggtctattggaccttatacataccgatgtatgtggaccgtttagatcaaccacgaaggatgggaaccggttctatgtgacttttaccaatgactatagtagatatgggtatatctacttaatcaagtaaaattcagaaacttttgaaaagttcaaagagttcaagaatgaagtggagaatcaattgggaaggaaaatcaagatgcttcgatccgattgaggaggagagtacctaagtcttgaattccacgattatctcaaggagtgtggaatagtttcacaattgacgccacctaggacaccacaattgaatggtgtggcagaaaggcgtaatcgaaccttgttggacatggttcgctctatgatgagtcgtgcttcactatcaatctctttttgggggtatgccttagagactgccgcccatatccttaaccaagtccctactaagaaggttgccaaaacacctcacgagatgtggacagggaaagatccctcgttggcacatatcaaggtttggggtcgcgaggctttcgtaagacgagatactcacgacaagctcgaatctcgtagtgagcgatgtattttcatcggctacccgcagaaatcctttggatatctcttctacagaccaaaggacaatgttgtctttgttgcgaggaaaggagttttccgagagcgagaacacataagccaaggagacagtgggaggcaaatcgagcttaaagagattcaagaatcgatagatgaaggaacctctaccgctggcactcaacccgaggaggaaactccggttgaaccgattggcgaatccttacctcttagacgttccaaaagagttagagttcaaccccagttttatggttttcatattactaccgaaggggacacgtatattagtgatggtacactaataaaccttgatgaacctaatagctataaggaagccatggcaggcccagaatctgcgaaatggaaagaggcaatggatagcgagatccaatccatgtatgataaccaagtttggaatttggttgataatgtgcccggacgtaagaccgttgggtgcaaatggatcttcaagaagaagaccgacgtggatggaaacgtacacacatataaagcgcgattggtcgcgaagggctttactcaaactcccggagttgactatgatgagaccttctcaccaattaCGAAGATAATgcctattagagtgatgctagctattgccgcatttcatgattatgagattttgcaaatggatgtcaagaccgctttccttaacggaaagttggctaaggatgcctacatggctcagccagaggggtttgtggatccgaagcatccgaatagagtgtgtaagcttgagaagtccatttatggacttaagcaagcatctcgcagatggaatctttgcttcgatgagaaagtcaaagactttggatttgtacgaagcgaagatgaatcgtgtgtatatgtcaaagccattgggagtatagtaagcttcctcgttctatatgtcgatgacatattactcataggaaatgacgtcccgactttgcaggaggttaagtcctggctcgggaagtgcttcgctatgaaggacctcggagaggcttcttatattttgggaataaggatagtgagagaaagaagtaag is a window of Lactuca sativa cultivar Salinas chromosome 1, Lsat_Salinas_v11, whole genome shotgun sequence DNA encoding:
- the LOC128128135 gene encoding uncharacterized protein LOC128128135 translates to MGYTETLTTITKFKKSCLPPQWNVLFTLLFKGLFERSVGSDGASKSFMTVLYGLYHGIDLDYGNIIWQQLVQSLVFSSRHSKISCGRYWFIITKWEMDCLHVPIMAYSLPSSIATFHTTKTIITDPTKYSFIGPVPETMLACVSAVSNVLQQYRKISSLGPRELTPAMVRSIEEADKPAKRGKKTDTQKETRVSKPTKGQTPKKRKSDKAAPSKSQPKKQKKPARKLILQSSKSKSESSDDEASGRGDTPPRSPTPKIPVRSQPPSPPPVTIPVSILPIFPIPTTQPSTTIPIPTPIFTDTTTTTTTTGAHSTAPTPPVTTEPPVTTEPPTTSKPLSPTPSTDTSPVLGGEDLEFDSTYFSPYRVKNDEDDDEPVTKRYLKAVNDTLEQLLSSSSFGAYSDAALKAL